The following DNA comes from Methanothermus fervidus DSM 2088.
CCTTTTCCATTTACAATTATAATAAATAGTATTATATCCCTTTTACCTTATTTAATGTTTTATACGACCTATATTGTTTTTAAAGAAAAAAAGCACTTGGTGAATGAATTATTAGAGCCAATACGGAATTATAAAAAAATTTTAGTAACATCTATAGTTTTGGTAGCTTCTATAAACTTTGCAAAATTTTTCACACATATATATCTTTATTCCATAGTCTTAACAGTCATATTTACATTTCTTATTTTTCTTTTCATTTCTAAGTTACAGAAATACATAAAGTTAGCTGTAATTCTATCAATAACCTTTTTAATTTTGTTTATACATCCTTACAATAATTTTATTTCCATTATTTCAATTTTTATAACATTATTAATTTTTAGCTTTCTCCTGAATTTTTTCACAAGAATTGTAACTGAGGCTTTGAGAGACGATGTGAAAGTTGAAGATCTTAAAGAAGGAATGATATTAGCATATGATCTTGTTGAGAAGAATGGAAAAATATTTTTTGATTCCAAACCTTTAAAAGAAAAAATAAAAGAATGTTTGAGAATGGGAAACATAGGTCCAATAATAAATCCTGGTAGAATATTGATAAAATCAATGGCGGCGGGTTTATCAGAAAA
Coding sequences within:
- a CDS encoding Peptidase A24A domain protein (InterPro IPR000045: IPR009639~KEGG: mth:MTH421 hypothetical protein~PFAM: Peptidase A24A domain protein; peptidase A24A prepilin type IV~SPTR: O26521 Uncharacterized protein MTH_421~PFAM: Type IV leader peptidase family; Archaeal Peptidase A24 C-terminal Domain), which codes for MIPTICVIIGIIVTFYAAYSDFKWGIIPNKLTFSTLLLGLLLNTAWAVMMSNIPFLTNMLIFVGSVFAICYFFYWIGAWSGGDVKLLTALAALVPYRYSITDVTVTAPYPFPFTIIINSIISLLPYLMFYTTYIVFKEKKHLVNELLEPIRNYKKILVTSIVLVASINFAKFFTHIYLYSIVLTVIFTFLIFLFISKLQKYIKLAVILSITFLILFIHPYNNFISIISIFITLLIFSFLLNFFTRIVTEALRDDVKVEDLKEGMILAYDLVEKNGKIFFDSKPLKEKIKECLRMGNIGPIINPGRILIKSMAAGLSEKDIKLLEKLVKEKKLENKIKIKKGIPFGPAIFIGFLISVLFGDIVSAILEFVNYP